In Candidatus Nitronauta litoralis, one DNA window encodes the following:
- a CDS encoding Rieske 2Fe-2S domain-containing protein, with amino-acid sequence MAESTEVKKPAPKKPVKPAAPAAKKKDTKAAVDTLWSRRDFFSYSGWAMFTASLGLSSLYFLRLLFPRVLFEPSPKFKAGKPGDYTVGEVSTKWVKDQRVWIVREESQLYAIFARCTHLGCTPLWLRSERKYKCPCHGSGFTMDGTNFEGPAPRPLERLKVEVGADGQIVVDKSKKFLFEKGEWGKPGSFLMA; translated from the coding sequence ATGGCGGAAAGTACAGAAGTGAAAAAGCCGGCTCCTAAAAAGCCGGTCAAGCCTGCGGCACCTGCCGCAAAAAAGAAGGATACAAAGGCGGCCGTTGATACATTATGGTCCCGAAGGGATTTCTTCTCTTACAGTGGTTGGGCAATGTTTACTGCCAGTCTGGGGTTGTCCTCCCTGTATTTTCTGAGACTTCTCTTTCCTCGAGTCCTTTTTGAGCCTTCTCCAAAATTTAAAGCGGGAAAACCAGGCGACTACACGGTAGGAGAGGTCAGTACCAAGTGGGTGAAGGACCAGCGCGTCTGGATTGTTCGGGAAGAGTCCCAGTTGTACGCTATTTTTGCTCGATGCACGCATCTGGGGTGTACACCACTCTGGCTTCGCTCTGAAAGAAAATATAAATGTCCTTGTCATGGTAGTGGTTTCACCATGGACGGAACTAACTTTGAAGGCCCGGCACCTCGACCTTTGGAACGGCTGAAAGTCGAAGTGGGTGCTGATGGCCAGATTGTCGTTGATAAAAGTAAAAAGTTTCTCTTTGAAAAAGGGGAATGGGGTAAACCAGGTTCTTTTTTAATGGCATAA
- a CDS encoding NAD(P)/FAD-dependent oxidoreductase, whose protein sequence is MKPYELIILGSGIAGLSAAQYAGSQGARVLIIDPGKPGGHSVFKGPEILLEEMNNGASGDVLPPWSEIKQRAQEISNDRSSLWQEELKRLGVKSLRGHAQVINANRVVVTDDGEPIEHHCENVLVATGSAVCPLPSFPFEPDLIFESEALWALDELPSSLLIAGSNLESLAWAELLRRLGVKVFFTHESTEMLDGFDPELIAFLEKGMKRSKVKLLLKKTIKSIFKNSEGLAITLDGGIKFTVNKLLVCGNRKVDLSNIFYPESVPDLGGNGEILVDEKMKTTLGNLFAAGSVTGHVRNPYRSQEEGRVAAANALGKKRSFHPEWIPDVVRLSQTVASVGCFGGNAHHFGFRGVEGRSIGWKKDHDFPLDTGESFCKIVADRDRREIVGGQAAGAFSAEMVSMIQMGVRKGMTPRDFTQLQASWGGPFAPLHEAAIDCLSKLNQER, encoded by the coding sequence ATGAAACCATATGAACTTATCATTCTGGGTAGCGGTATTGCGGGTCTTTCTGCAGCCCAGTATGCCGGGTCCCAGGGGGCCAGGGTTTTAATCATTGACCCTGGAAAACCAGGTGGGCATAGCGTGTTCAAAGGGCCTGAAATTCTTCTGGAAGAAATGAACAATGGCGCATCGGGGGATGTTTTACCACCCTGGTCAGAGATCAAACAAAGAGCCCAGGAAATTTCAAATGACAGATCCAGCCTGTGGCAGGAGGAACTAAAACGACTGGGGGTGAAGTCCTTAAGAGGGCATGCTCAAGTGATTAATGCAAACCGGGTGGTTGTGACTGATGATGGGGAGCCCATTGAACATCATTGCGAGAATGTCCTTGTGGCCACTGGGTCTGCGGTATGTCCATTGCCTTCTTTTCCTTTTGAGCCAGACCTGATATTTGAGAGTGAAGCTCTTTGGGCTCTGGATGAATTGCCATCGAGCCTGCTCATAGCAGGAAGCAATCTGGAAAGCCTTGCATGGGCAGAGTTGCTTCGTCGGCTGGGAGTGAAAGTGTTCTTTACTCATGAATCAACCGAAATGCTGGATGGGTTTGATCCAGAGTTGATTGCGTTTCTTGAGAAGGGAATGAAACGGTCAAAAGTAAAGCTACTGTTAAAAAAAACAATCAAATCAATTTTTAAAAACTCTGAAGGTCTTGCTATTACCCTGGACGGCGGCATTAAATTTACGGTCAATAAATTATTGGTTTGTGGAAACCGTAAGGTTGACCTTTCAAATATTTTTTACCCAGAGAGTGTGCCGGACCTGGGGGGTAACGGAGAAATTCTTGTCGATGAAAAAATGAAAACGACCCTTGGAAACCTGTTTGCCGCTGGAAGTGTTACAGGACATGTGCGAAACCCCTATAGGTCTCAGGAAGAGGGGAGGGTGGCTGCTGCGAATGCCCTTGGGAAAAAAAGGAGTTTTCACCCGGAATGGATACCGGATGTGGTTCGTTTGTCCCAGACGGTAGCCAGTGTCGGGTGCTTTGGGGGGAACGCCCATCATTTTGGTTTTCGAGGAGTAGAAGGTCGTAGTATTGGCTGGAAAAAAGACCATGATTTTCCCCTTGATACAGGGGAGTCCTTCTGTAAAATTGTTGCTGATCGGGATCGTCGCGAAATTGTCGGAGGGCAGGCCGCAGGAGCATTTTCAGCTGAAATGGTTTCCATGATCCAAATGGGGGTCAGGAAGGGGATGACACCTCGCGATTTTACCCAATTACAGGCTTCCTGGGGAGGTCCATTTGCGCCTCTGCATGAGGCCGCAATTGACTGTCTCAGCAAGCTGAATCAGGAGCGATAA
- a CDS encoding SDR family NAD(P)-dependent oxidoreductase has product MKTRQKVLVTGGAGFIGSHTVDALLEKGYEVTVYDNLCPQVHGSNASKPEYLNPDAEFIKGDVCDRSELQKALTGKDIVIHDAAEVGVGQSMYEVERYVKTNVLGTSILWDILVNTSHKVERVLVASSMSLYGEGLYLCPDHGPFMPFSRWPDQLESGQWAMSCTHCGQKAVSLPTNENKPLNCQSVYAQSKKDQEEYSLMLGDAYQIPTVACRYFNCYGPRQSLNNPYTGAAAIFSSAIKNDQVPLIYEDGRQKRDFIHIKDLVRGKILLLEHQDSPYRVFNIGTGRPNSIVKLARTLIRLYEKDLEPEIINKFRAGDIRDCYADISKIQELGFEPEISLEEGLRDLVEWGREQEASSKVGDAHKTLIKKGLVV; this is encoded by the coding sequence ATGAAGACGCGTCAAAAAGTTCTGGTCACAGGTGGTGCCGGGTTTATCGGCTCTCATACGGTGGATGCCTTGCTGGAAAAAGGGTATGAGGTGACGGTTTACGACAACCTGTGCCCCCAGGTTCATGGTTCGAATGCAAGTAAGCCTGAATACCTCAACCCCGATGCAGAGTTTATCAAAGGAGATGTATGTGACCGGAGTGAACTTCAAAAAGCGCTCACTGGAAAAGATATTGTAATTCACGATGCTGCTGAGGTTGGTGTCGGGCAGTCGATGTATGAAGTCGAACGCTACGTAAAGACCAATGTTCTAGGAACCTCGATCCTTTGGGATATTCTCGTCAACACCAGTCATAAGGTAGAGCGGGTTTTGGTTGCAAGTTCCATGAGTTTATATGGAGAAGGGCTTTATCTTTGTCCGGATCACGGACCCTTTATGCCGTTTTCCAGGTGGCCCGATCAATTGGAGTCCGGACAATGGGCCATGTCCTGCACACACTGCGGCCAAAAAGCAGTTTCACTCCCGACAAATGAAAATAAACCGCTGAACTGTCAATCGGTTTATGCTCAATCGAAGAAGGATCAGGAAGAGTATTCCCTGATGTTGGGCGATGCGTACCAGATACCAACGGTGGCCTGCCGATATTTTAATTGTTACGGTCCCCGTCAAAGCTTGAATAATCCATATACCGGTGCCGCGGCCATATTTTCATCAGCCATAAAAAATGACCAGGTTCCTTTGATTTATGAGGATGGTCGTCAGAAACGAGATTTTATTCATATTAAGGATCTGGTACGGGGCAAGATACTTTTACTCGAACATCAGGATTCGCCCTATCGAGTTTTTAATATTGGCACGGGTCGGCCCAATTCAATCGTTAAACTGGCGCGTACACTTATCCGGCTTTACGAAAAAGATCTTGAACCGGAAATCATTAACAAATTCCGGGCAGGCGATATACGGGATTGTTATGCTGACATTTCGAAGATCCAGGAATTGGGATTTGAACCTGAAATCAGTCTTGAAGAGGGGTTGCGTGATCTCGTTGAGTGGGGACGGGAGCAGGAGGCGTCATCTAAAGTGGGAGATGCCCACAAAACATTGATCAAAAAGGGCCTGGTTGTTTAG
- the secG gene encoding preprotein translocase subunit SecG, with product MITLITVLHIIAALFLILVVLLQQGKGASMGAAFGAGSSQTMFGSSGSGNFLSKLTAGAAALFMITSLTLATLSRTQESDSVIKQVEETTASPESEDSKQSE from the coding sequence ATGATCACCCTGATCACCGTATTGCATATCATTGCTGCGTTATTTTTAATTCTTGTCGTGCTTTTGCAGCAGGGCAAGGGTGCATCCATGGGAGCCGCTTTTGGAGCGGGTTCCAGCCAGACCATGTTCGGTAGCAGTGGGTCAGGCAACTTTCTGTCCAAGTTGACGGCAGGGGCGGCAGCATTGTTTATGATCACCTCTCTTACCCTGGCAACCTTGTCCCGGACCCAGGAATCGGATTCTGTCATAAAGCAGGTTGAAGAAACGACCGCTTCTCCTGAGTCCGAGGATTCAAAACAAAGCGAATAA
- a CDS encoding triose-phosphate isomerase has translation MRKKLIAGNWKMHHTVSDSLDFLNVFLSALPEKPLADILLTPSFPSLFPVGERLSGYPVQMAAQNLFFEKKGAYTGEVSADMLKDCGCQAVIVGHSERRHVFGESDELICKKIKAGVVAGLDVVFCIGETGDQRQAGKTEEVIHHQLEEGLKEFSKDQCKSLIIAYEPVWAIGTDLNATPEQAEEVHRTVRQWVASRFSPAISETIRILYGGSAKPDNASDLLARDEIDGLLVGSASLDPQSFCAIIQSVQ, from the coding sequence ATGAGAAAAAAATTGATCGCCGGCAACTGGAAGATGCATCATACCGTTTCCGATTCACTTGATTTTCTTAATGTTTTTCTTTCCGCATTACCAGAAAAACCCTTGGCTGATATTTTGCTGACTCCTTCTTTCCCATCGTTATTCCCTGTTGGTGAAAGGCTTTCAGGATACCCGGTCCAAATGGCGGCGCAAAACCTGTTCTTTGAAAAAAAGGGCGCGTATACAGGTGAGGTTTCCGCAGACATGCTTAAGGATTGTGGTTGTCAGGCTGTGATTGTAGGACATTCAGAAAGGCGCCATGTGTTTGGCGAGAGCGATGAGTTGATTTGCAAAAAGATCAAGGCGGGCGTTGTGGCTGGACTGGATGTGGTTTTTTGTATTGGAGAAACGGGTGACCAACGGCAAGCCGGAAAAACAGAAGAGGTGATTCACCATCAACTCGAAGAAGGGCTCAAGGAATTTTCAAAAGACCAGTGTAAGAGTTTGATAATCGCTTATGAACCGGTCTGGGCCATCGGGACTGATTTGAACGCCACGCCGGAGCAGGCAGAGGAAGTCCACCGCACGGTTCGTCAATGGGTAGCCTCCCGTTTTAGCCCGGCTATTTCAGAAACTATCCGGATCTTATATGGGGGCAGTGCAAAGCCTGATAATGCCTCAGATTTGCTTGCCAGGGATGAAATTGACGGACTTCTGGTGGGTTCGGCAAGTTTGGACCCGCAATCGTTTTGTGCTATTATTCAAAGCGTTCAGTAA
- the gap gene encoding type I glyceraldehyde-3-phosphate dehydrogenase, producing MPVKVAINGFGRIGRNVLKLILKDQECGELAEVVAINDLTDAETLAHLYKYDSVQGVNSAEVSAEGNDLVIDGRRIKITAVKDPAQCPWKEMGVEVVIESTGLFTKRPDASKHLEAGAKRVIISAPATDPDVTLVLGVNDQEYKAGDHKIVSNASCTTNCLAPVAKVLNEKLGIRKGLMTTIHSYTNDQRILDLPHKDLRRARAASLSMIPTTTGAAKAVSLVLPELKGKLDGMAIRVPTPNVSLIDLVAEIDKDTTAEEVNAIFQEAQENELKGILRLETHPLVSVDFNGAEDSSIVDGPSTKVLGNNMIKVLAWYDNEWGYSTRTRDLLKFIIKKGI from the coding sequence ATGCCTGTAAAAGTGGCCATCAATGGTTTTGGTCGTATCGGCCGTAATGTTTTAAAACTCATATTAAAAGATCAAGAGTGTGGGGAACTTGCAGAAGTGGTCGCGATAAATGACCTGACCGATGCAGAAACCCTGGCCCACCTTTACAAGTATGACTCCGTACAGGGAGTCAATTCCGCAGAAGTATCTGCTGAAGGCAATGATCTGGTCATTGATGGCCGCAGGATTAAAATCACAGCTGTAAAGGACCCGGCCCAATGTCCCTGGAAGGAAATGGGTGTCGAGGTTGTGATCGAATCCACCGGCCTTTTCACCAAAAGGCCAGATGCCAGCAAGCATCTGGAAGCCGGTGCAAAACGTGTGATTATTTCCGCACCTGCAACAGACCCTGATGTCACTCTGGTTCTAGGTGTTAACGATCAGGAGTACAAGGCAGGAGATCATAAAATCGTCTCCAATGCTTCCTGCACAACAAATTGCCTTGCACCGGTGGCCAAAGTGCTCAATGAGAAACTGGGAATTCGTAAAGGATTGATGACAACCATTCACTCCTACACTAACGATCAACGTATTCTGGATTTACCACATAAAGACCTGCGACGTGCCCGGGCTGCATCACTTTCTATGATTCCAACAACAACGGGAGCGGCAAAGGCCGTTTCCCTGGTTCTTCCAGAACTTAAGGGGAAATTGGATGGCATGGCGATTCGAGTACCGACTCCCAACGTTTCACTGATTGATCTTGTTGCTGAAATCGACAAGGACACTACAGCAGAAGAGGTCAATGCAATATTTCAGGAGGCGCAGGAAAACGAGCTGAAAGGTATTCTCCGACTGGAAACACATCCTCTTGTTTCGGTTGATTTCAATGGGGCGGAGGATTCTTCAATTGTCGATGGTCCCTCGACCAAAGTCCTTGGTAATAATATGATCAAGGTACTTGCCTGGTATGACAACGAATGGGGCTATTCCACCCGGACCCGCGACCTTTTGAAGTTTATTATTAAAAAAGGTATCTGA
- a CDS encoding pyridoxine 5'-phosphate synthase translates to MIRLYVNVDHVATLRQARQTYEPDPMEAALVAEKAGVHGITVHLREDRRHIQDHDLERIKQTIKGPLNLEMAAVDEMIGIAQNLRPYQVSLVPEKRQEITTEGGLNVVAQEKHLDDVRMKMVDAGILFSLFVDPDFKQIDAAYRAGARSIEINTGPYSECENEQDMKSELKKIVDGARHARDQGLRVFAGHGLKVDNVEPIAAIPEIEELNIGHHLVSRSIFIGMEQAVRNMQAAIGRGVAQRDPASIRAY, encoded by the coding sequence ATGATTCGATTGTATGTCAACGTCGACCACGTGGCTACTTTGAGACAAGCCCGGCAGACCTATGAACCGGATCCAATGGAGGCGGCTCTTGTTGCGGAAAAGGCTGGGGTGCATGGCATAACGGTTCACCTGCGTGAAGACCGACGTCATATCCAGGACCATGATCTTGAGCGTATAAAGCAGACGATTAAGGGACCACTTAATCTGGAGATGGCGGCAGTAGATGAGATGATCGGGATTGCACAAAACCTGCGTCCCTATCAGGTTTCATTAGTTCCGGAAAAACGGCAGGAGATCACAACTGAAGGTGGTTTGAATGTGGTTGCTCAAGAAAAACATCTTGACGATGTCCGAATGAAAATGGTTGATGCCGGGATCCTGTTCAGCCTGTTTGTGGATCCCGATTTCAAACAAATTGATGCCGCCTACAGAGCAGGGGCACGCAGTATAGAAATCAACACCGGGCCATACAGCGAGTGTGAAAACGAACAGGATATGAAATCCGAATTGAAAAAGATTGTAGACGGTGCGAGGCATGCACGTGACCAGGGACTGCGGGTATTTGCGGGACATGGTCTGAAAGTGGATAACGTCGAACCCATCGCAGCGATCCCCGAAATTGAAGAACTGAATATCGGTCACCACCTGGTATCCCGTTCGATATTTATTGGAATGGAGCAGGCTGTGCGAAACATGCAGGCTGCCATTGGGAGGGGGGTAGCGCAGCGGGACCCGGCATCTATCAGGGCATATTGA